A genome region from Streptomyces antimycoticus includes the following:
- a CDS encoding ATP-grasp domain-containing protein — translation MADRLVVCGIGSGMDRSLAAVKEMGLELVVITDQPTERVTRVADQVLVADPGRHEAVRRAVGATGLRDVDGVLSLGYDNPPVVARLARRFGCPGVEEETALDCHLKDRRLAVLERAGLPVPRNRAADDLSGALAALADIGLPAVVKPRDLSDSAGVAKLDAPDTAPERIREALRLSETGRIVIEEFLEGTEHTVAGLVAGDTFHVTGFADREYGRKEEFAPYFFEGGDTMPSTLAPSAVDDVVDTVRAGVRALGLRDAVVNTDVLRTPDGRVHLLEITCRMTGARIATEIMPLGTGVDPLPNAVRLALGRSLVLDELVPGGGRAVVQRFLPAHGGTVDWVGDLAAVRTPPQVYDLFWGRELRVGATLPPYSGGADPLAGVIVTGTDAARAEAMAYEVLDRLPLGLSGAVRPVGSRFR, via the coding sequence ATGGCCGACCGGCTCGTGGTGTGCGGTATCGGCTCCGGCATGGACCGCTCGCTCGCGGCCGTGAAGGAGATGGGGCTTGAGCTCGTGGTCATCACCGACCAGCCGACGGAACGGGTCACGCGGGTGGCGGATCAGGTGCTCGTGGCCGACCCCGGGCGGCACGAGGCGGTACGGCGGGCCGTCGGCGCGACCGGACTGCGGGATGTCGACGGTGTGCTGTCGCTCGGCTACGACAACCCGCCCGTGGTCGCCAGGCTCGCCCGCCGCTTCGGCTGCCCGGGCGTCGAAGAGGAGACCGCTCTGGACTGTCATCTGAAGGACCGGCGGCTGGCGGTGCTGGAACGCGCCGGACTCCCGGTGCCGCGGAACCGGGCCGCCGACGACCTGTCCGGCGCGCTGGCGGCGCTGGCAGACATCGGACTGCCGGCCGTGGTGAAACCGCGCGACCTGTCGGACTCGGCCGGCGTGGCCAAGCTCGACGCACCCGACACCGCGCCGGAGCGGATCCGCGAGGCGCTGCGGCTGAGTGAGACGGGCCGCATCGTGATCGAGGAGTTCCTGGAAGGCACTGAGCACACCGTGGCCGGGCTGGTGGCCGGTGACACCTTCCATGTCACCGGCTTCGCCGACCGCGAGTACGGCCGAAAGGAGGAGTTCGCGCCGTACTTCTTCGAGGGCGGCGACACCATGCCCTCGACGCTGGCCCCGAGCGCGGTGGACGACGTCGTGGACACGGTGCGGGCCGGGGTCCGCGCCCTCGGACTGCGGGATGCCGTGGTCAACACGGATGTGCTGCGCACCCCGGACGGCCGTGTCCACCTGCTGGAGATCACCTGCCGGATGACCGGCGCGCGGATCGCCACCGAGATCATGCCGCTGGGCACCGGGGTCGATCCGCTCCCCAACGCGGTACGGCTGGCCCTCGGCCGCTCGCTCGTCCTGGACGAGCTGGTACCGGGCGGCGGGCGGGCCGTCGTCCAGCGCTTCCTCCCCGCCCACGGCGGAACCGTCGACTGGGTCGGCGACCTCGCCGCCGTCCGGACCCCGCCGCAGGTGTACGACCTGTTCTGGGGCCGTGAGCTGAGGGTGGGCGCGACACTGCCGCCGTACAGCGGCGGGGCGGACCCGCTTGCCGGGGTGATCGTGACCGGGACCGACGCGGCCCGCGCCGAGGCCATGGCGTACGAGGTCCTCGACCGACTGCCACTCGGACTCAGCGGCGCCGTGCGGCCGGTGGGCTCCCGCTTCCGCTGA
- a CDS encoding class I SAM-dependent methyltransferase — MPIAYTQWAATYELFEGETARETWRQGIAADLAKLADGPGRVLDLGAGTGIGTRVLGELLPRLEVTSLDRSPEMLDWGKVPKTRQIVCDMTDFRAGEGFPGGAFDFVVSGFDALNYLPPEALAGCLAGAADALRPGGHMVFDYSTRKVLSADWAVLEYSQEKDGHTLHRRHVWERAHDRSRTVLTLSRGGEVLWRETHIQYVVDPFTLEEVARANGLHTVAVRNIDSDAYSPSHTTHVYVLRRK, encoded by the coding sequence ATGCCGATCGCCTACACCCAGTGGGCCGCTACCTACGAGCTGTTCGAAGGCGAGACCGCGCGGGAGACCTGGCGGCAGGGAATCGCGGCGGACCTGGCCAAACTCGCCGACGGCCCGGGCCGGGTCCTCGACCTCGGTGCCGGTACGGGCATCGGCACCCGCGTCCTGGGCGAGCTGCTGCCCCGGCTTGAGGTGACCTCGCTCGACCGCTCCCCGGAGATGCTCGACTGGGGCAAGGTGCCGAAGACCCGTCAGATCGTGTGCGACATGACCGATTTCCGTGCGGGCGAGGGCTTCCCGGGCGGCGCCTTCGACTTCGTCGTGTCGGGGTTCGACGCCCTCAACTATCTGCCGCCCGAGGCGCTGGCGGGCTGCCTGGCCGGTGCGGCCGACGCGCTGCGCCCCGGCGGCCACATGGTCTTCGACTACTCCACGCGCAAGGTGCTCTCCGCGGACTGGGCGGTGCTGGAGTACTCCCAGGAGAAGGACGGCCACACGCTGCACCGCCGGCACGTCTGGGAACGGGCGCACGACCGGAGCCGGACTGTGCTCACCCTGAGCCGCGGCGGTGAGGTCCTGTGGCGCGAGACGCACATCCAGTACGTGGTGGACCCCTTCACCCTGGAGGAGGTCGCCCGCGCCAACGGGCTGCACACCGTCGCCGTACGGAACATCGACAGCGACGCGTACTCCCCGAGCCACACCACGCACGTCTATGTGCTGCGCAGGAAGTGA